The DNA segment ATTGGAAGCAATAAGTATGGTTTATTAATGTAACAAATATTATACTTTTTCAACCTGCATAAAGCCAAGTTCTAATGGAGTTTTTCTTCCGAAAATTTTCACCATTACCTCCACTTTACGTTTCTCTTCATTGATTTTTTCAACCGTACCGTTAAACCCATTAAATGGCCCATCGATCACTTTGATTGTTTCACCTAGCATGAAGGCAACAGCTCTAGAATCGCCTGTAACAGCAAGTTCATCAACTTTACCTAACATTCGGTTAACCTCTGAAATTCTTAATGGCACAGGATCACCACCTTTTACCTCGCCAAGAAAACCAATTACACTAGTTATTGATTTAATTATATGAGGAATTTCTCCCGCTAGATTGGCTTCGATCATTACGTAGCCAGGGAAGTATACTTTATCTTTAACGATTTTTTTTCCTTCTTTTACTGTAACTACTTTTTCTGTAGGTACAAGCACTTGCGAAACAAAATCGCCCATGCCCAATCTGTTGATTTCAGTCTCGATGTAAGCTTTTACTTTGTTCTCTTGACCGCTTACCGCTCTTACAACATACCACTTCTTTACATTATTGTCTGACATCACAAATATTTAGGCTTTGATCCAATTAAAGAAACCTGCTAAAGCCGTAGAAAAAACTTCATCCACACCCCATGTAGCAAGTGCAAAAATTATCGAAAACACTGCCACGATAATTGTCAATCGCTGCACTTCTGCCCACTCAGGCCATGTTGTTTGAGTTCTTAGCTCAACGTAGGCTTCTGATATATAATTGAAAACATTCATTAGAAACTATTTTTTAATTGCACGGGCGGAGGGATTCGAACCCCCATCAACGGTTTTGGAGACCGCTATTCTACCCTTGAACTACGCCCGTAGAATAAACTGGCAGTTTGCAGAACAAACTGCCAGTTTTATTAATTATTTGATATTCTTAAGAAAGAATCTCAGTTACCTGACCTGCACCTACAGTTCTACCACCTTCACGGATAGCGAAACGCAATCCAAGACTCATAGCGATAGGGCTTAACAAAGAAACATTAATTGTTAAGTTGTCTCCTGGCATTACCATCTCTACACCTTCTGGCAAAGTGATAACTCCTGTTACGTCAGTTGTACGTACGTAAAACTGTGGACGGTAGTTATTATGAAATGGTGTGTGACGACCACCTTCTTCTTTTTTCAAGATATAAACCTCTGCTTTAAAGTTAGCGTGTGGTTTTACAGATCCTGGCTTAACGATTACCATTCCTCTTTTGATTGATTCTTTATCAACACCTCTCAAAAGTAGACCTACGTTATCTCCAGCTTCACCTCTATCAAGGATTTTACGGAACATCTCAACTCCAGTAATAGTAGAAGTTAATTTGTCAGCTCCCATTCCAATGATTTCAACAGCATCTCCTGTATTAGCAATACCAGTTTCGATACGACCTGTAGCAACAGTTCCACGTCCTGTAATTGTAAATACATCTTCTACTGGCATCAAGAAAGGTTTTGCAGTATCACGCACTGGCTCTTCGATCCATGCATCAACAGCTTCCATCAATTCAAGAATTTTTGGTACCCATGTAGCATCTCCGTTCAATCCACCTAAAGCAGATCCTTGGATAACTGGACCATTATCACCATCATATTCGTAGAAAGACAATAAGTCTCTGATTTCCATTTCAACTAGCTCTAAAAGCTCAGCATCATCAACCATATCCACTTTGTTCATGAATACAACGATTCTAGGAATACCTACTTGGCGACCTAAAAGGATGTGCTCACGTGTTTGTGGCATTGGTCCATCAGTTGCAGCTACAACTAGAATAGCACCATCCATTTGAGCAGCACCTGTAACCATGTTTTTTACGTAATCCGCGTGACCTGGACAGTCAACGTGAGCGTAATGACGATTAGCAGTTTCATATTCAACGTGAGATGTATTAATTGTAATACCTCTTTCTTTTTCTTCTGGAGCGTTATCAATTTGGTCAAACGACTTTGCAACGTTTTTAGAATAACCTGCATCAGTCATACATTTTGATATCGCTGCAGTCAAAGTAGTTTTTCCGTGATCTACGTGCCCAATTGTACCAATGTTCAAGTGGGGCTTGCTACGGTTAAAGGTTTCTTTTGCCATTTTACTTAATTTTAATCTTAGTTATATATAATTAGTGTTCAAATTCTTGAGCCAATGACGGGAATTGAACCCGTGACCTCTTCCTTACCAAGGAAGCACTCTACCCCTGAGCTACATCGGCAGAGCTCTTTACTTAATGTGTTTCGTTAAAAAACGAAACACAAACTTTTTAAGCAAGTTTACTCGAAAGCGAGCTTTCGGATTAACTCTTATTAAAAAGTTTGTGGGGAGAGCAGGATTCGAACCTGCGAAGTTTACACAGCAGATTTACAGTCTGCCCTCGTTGGCCGCTTGAGTATCTCCCCCTTTTGACTTTGATATTGGAATTTAAATCTAGGCATTGAGCCAAATATAAAAACGAAATCAACAAAATCACTTTCCATTATTTCAGACCTGTACATTTTACAGGCAATTTCGACCTTGAATTCAGAAATCTTCTATAAGAAATCTTCATTCTTTTGAGCCGGCGGAGGGACTCGAACCCACGACCTGCTGATTACAAATCAGCTGCTCTAGCCAACTGAGCTACGCTGGCATTATTCAATAAAAAAAGTCCGCTATTTCTAACGGACTGCAAATGTATATGATTTTGTTTTTTATTCAAAACATTTATCGATTTATTTTGCTAAATATGTGTTCTTAATTTTTCTTTTCGTTTTAATAGAGATCTTTCCAATGCTTCAGCCGCAGAAACTACTGCTTCTTCAAAGGTTTTACATTTTTTTTGGACTACAAATTCGTCGCCAGGAACATTCATTTTGATATCGACGCATTTATTTTCTTTTTCACTGGAATTTTCCGTCTTTAAGTACACGTCAGCAAAAACCACTTTATCATAATATTTTTCCAAACTATCCATTCTTTCTTGAATGAAATTAACTAGCTTTTGATCAACACTAAAGTTGACCGCGTGAACATTTACTTTCATATTCTATACTATTAAAGGTTAATAAATAACTAACTATCATTCTGTTCTCTTGGATGCGCGCCCGCATACGATTTTTTGAGTTCAGCCAAACTGCTGTGTGTGTACACTTGAGTTGATGCCAAACTCGAATGTCCTAATAATTCCTTTATTGAATTTAGATCAGCTCCATTATTAAGCAAATGTGTAGCAAACGAATGTCGTACTATATGCGGACTTCGTTTTGCCTTTTCGGACACAAGACCAAAGTACGAATTTATTAATCTATAGACAAACGAAATATTTAACTTCTTACCCTTGTCGGTGACAAAAAGAGAGTCGGTCTCGGATGAGATATTAACAGTTTTTCTTAATATTCTATATTCTGCAATCTTTTTACTAATAATTGGAAGTATAGGAATCAGCCGTTCTTTTTTACGCTTTCCTAACACCTTAATTACGTCGGCCTGAACATTATTTACTGTTAACTCGATTAATTCGGCACGCCTTATCCCAGTTGCGTAAAAAAGGTCGATTATCAGTTTATCTCGTACTCCCGAAAAATCATCGGTAAATTTAATATCGTTTAAAACAGCGCTCATTTCTTTTTCTGAGAAGGGCAATTGCAATTTGGTTTCCGTCTTTAAAGCCCGATGCTTTTGCAAGGGATTTGTGGAGTTAATTTCGATTAATTGTAGAAATTTGTAAAAGGATTTTAGTGATGCAATCTTCCTATTAATCGATCGATTGCTTATTCCTGAGTTTGCAAGTTCAATAATCCAAGTTCGAATATCTGCATACTGGACATCTTCCAAACTGCTATCTGCAAATAAATTGAAATGAAAAGCAGCGAATTCGATTAAGTCTTTTTGATAGGCTAACCTTGTCAACGGCGAGTATTTTTTTTCTTTTTCTAAATAATCTGTAAATGCTTGTTGATTTGTTGTCATCGTAGAAATTGAATGAAAGGTAAAGTTAGAAAAAACCAGTCAAGAAGTAAACTTCTAGAAACTAAATTTTCTAATCAACCGCTATCTTGCGAGAAGGATGGAAGTGGAAATCCATTATTGTGGCTTTGCGGAGCAAAAGCTACAATAAAGATTGGGAGCGGACAGCCTGACGGGAGCCACCTGATACGCTGTATTTTTTCTGAAAGTTCTGGCTCGCGGCTCGTCCAAAAAAATACAAAAATCCACTATCTCAGAGACAAATGCCTTTGAAATAGTGGATTTAAAACTTATAAAATAGAAATACTAGTTCTCTAAATTGTCCTTCATGTTCTGAATGTAAGCTGCTTTCTGCAATTTCATTCTGTTTGCAACTGATGGTTTCATGAAAGCCGTACGCGCACGTAACTGACGAACAGTTCCCGTTTTGTCGAACTTTCTTTTATAGCGCTTTAATGCTCTATCGATATTTTCTCCGTCCTTAATTGGTATTATTAACATAATGTAGACACCTCCTCTCGTTAAGTGTGCAAAAGTACGAAAGTTATTTGAATAAACAATTCTTTCTTTAGCGAAATCAAATATAGCAAATTTCAAAACCAATAAAAAGTAAGATAAAAATCTAAAATTGTGCACTATACACTAATTTTTCAACATCGAACGTTGATACAACTATCTATTATCTACTGCGATTTTTGTAAACTTGTTGATTATACCTGCAAAAAAGATGGAGGATCGCAACTTTACATCGCCCGTTGCAATACCACTCAGCGCACAATAACAACCTCACTTAAAAATTTTTAAACGAAAAACGAAAAATCTTGAAAATCACTTACCGTCCTATAAAAGCGCAGAATAATTAAAAAATTAGGAAACTAATAAACACAAAAAAAGTCGCTTTCGCGACTTTCTCATATATATAATTAAGCTCATAGATCAACTTTCTAGTAAAGATGAAAGATAAGTAAAAGTTTATTTAACTGCTGGTTGATAATTTTGTTTATCAATAATCATTTTTGACAAAATTTCCTTCATTATTTCTGAAGTTCCTCCGCCAATTGGCCCTAATCGACTATCTCTCATCAAACGCGCTAATGGATATTCTTCCATATATCCATATCCGCCAAGCATTTGCAAACAACTGTAAATTGTATCGTCAGCAACTTTTGTTGATTTTAATTTTGCCATACTAGCTTCTTTTACGACATATTCGCCTTGATTTAATCTTGCAACTGCGTCATAGTTAAATAACTTACAATGCGCAACTTCAGTAGCATGCTCCACCATCGTGTGACGCAAAGCTTGAAATTTGCTAATTGTAGTGCCAAAAGCTTCACGGCTGCCCATGTAGTCAATCGTGTAATCTAAAGCATATTCAGCTCTAGCGTGTGCATTAACCGCCATGATTAAACGCTCAAAAGCAAAATGCTGCATTATATAAGGAAACCCTTTTCCTTCCTCACCCATCAAATTGTCTGCGCTAATTTCTACGTTATCAAAAGCTATTTCCGCAGTATCTGACGCTCTCCAACCTAACTTATTAAGTTTTGTAGCCGATACACCTTTCAAGTTTGTGTCGACTAAAAAAATACTAATTCCCTTGTTTCCAAGTTCAGGACTTGTTTTTGCCGCCACTACATAGTAGTCAGCATAAATTCCGTTGGTTATGAAAGTTTTGGAGCCATTAATAATATATTTATCTCCGCTTCTAACCGCAGTAGTTTTCATTCCTGCTACATCGCTACCACCAAAAGGTTCTGAAATACAAAGTGCACCAATCTTATCACCAGCAATACTTGGCGCTAAATAATCTTGCTTAATTCGCTCATCTCCTTCTGCATTTAAGTGTGTCATTGCTAAATATGCGTGTGCCCACATCGCAGCGGCAAAGCCTGATGATTTTATCTTCTGAAGTTCTTCTAACAAGATAACAGTGTAAAATAAATCTAGATTCATCCCACCATACGCTTCTGGATAATTGATACCGAAGAAGCCCATGTCGCCAAATTTTTTCCAAATAAAGCGATCAATCGTCCCAGTTTCCTCCCATTTCTCAATATGCGGCACAACCTCCTTCTGTAAAAAGTCTTTTAGACTTTGTCTAAACGAATCATGCTCTTCTGAAAAATATGTTGATCTCATAAATGTCTAATTTCAATTTTTAGAAGTCCAAATATAAGGCAATAATATGAGCTTTCTCAGCGGGAAAGCCCTTTATTTTTGTTAATTCGCTAACTGATTGTATACTGCCATTCATACTTCTATAAACAACAATTTTTTTTGCGATATTATAATCGAAATAGGGAAACTGCTGAAGTTCTTTTATAGAAAGATCGTTAATTTTAATTTTAAATACTTGTGGCTGATGTAAAATTTTAAAATTCTTTTTAGTATTTTCTATCACCTCTGGCGAAAGTCCCCAAATAAAGTCTATTTGCTCCATCGAAAGAAATGCACCAAACTTTGATCGTTCCTTCAAAATCCTTTCAGACAAAGCCGGCCCTATTCCGTACACTTTAATTAGATCTTCGGCTGTTGCCAAATTAATATCTTTGACTACAAGTTTTTCTGTAGTTTTGAAGCTTTCAAACTTTTTGAAGGCACTTCTTTTATTTTTAGTAACCCAATCAGGGAATTTAAAATAAGGTGAAATTGTTGCAAGTAGTGAATCAGAAACCTTGGTTACTTGCTGAAATTCTGAGGCTGAATTTACATATTTATTTGACTTTCTATATTCAAATAACCGATCAATTTCTGCAACTGACATTCCGAGTTGATAGCCTTTGTAATCAGTTATGAAATTAGGGTTGAATGGATATATCTTTCGTTTAAAATTCTTTTTTTCAATTTTGAGCGAATCAACGACCGACTGCAATTTATTCCATTCATAAGTGTCTGCAAGCGGATCTTCTTTGGGGGTAAAGTCGACAAAGATATAAAAACATTGAAGTGCGAAAATAATTACAAACAAAACGGCGAGTCCACGGCGATGATTTTTACTAAAGTAGAGCAGCGTCCGGAGTTCTCGAAATTTCATATACAATTATTTTAAATCATAAGTCAAATACAGATGTTCGTTTGCCTCTAATAAGGTCCTTGAGTTTGAGCCAGAATGCCAGTGTTAAGTAAACTCCAAACCAAAGACCTGCGGTGACAAAAGATATATATATAAAAAATAGACGCACGGAACTTGTGCGCATCCCTAATTTGTCGGCAAGTCTGGAGGCCGCATTAAAACCGTGCTTTTCAGAAAAATATTTTAACTTTAATATTAACGACATTTATTGGCTATTTGTATCGGCTTCAAAGTTACAAACTTTATAATCGTTTTCATTCCTTTTCAATAATGCAATACCCACTGCACATTCAAGGCATCGCTTCTTATCACAATATTCATTTTTTAATTGCAGCAACGATTGGGAATCGAATCCGTTGTCTGCTCTAATTCCGTATTCAGAAAATTTCTGAATTGTGCTATTATTTTCTGGAGTCAATTGTTCCATTAGTGCAATTATCTCGGCAGATATATCCTTTCCTAAACTTTTAGCGTAAGCAAATTTTAGAGGAATTATAGTATTAATTATTTGCAACTCGACAAATAATCTGCTTAGCGATTTTCGTTTCTTGGGACTTACTTTATCAAACTGATAATGCGTTTCCCAATACTCTGGAATATTTAGGGTAAAAATCTTCTCTATTTCCTGATTATTTTCGCTTGCAATAACACTTGTAAAGAGATTTTGTTGCAAATGATATAATTGTGCTAATTGCGCTAGTCTGATGGTCGGAAAATTGTCTGGGCGATGTTTAAAGAAACTTGGCTCTGGAAGGATACAATCTTGGAGTTGGAACTTATGCAGACTATATTGATACTGTTTCTTGAGTGTTTGATAATAAACTTCTTCCCTTTCTTGATCCAATAATCCGAGCCGTCCAAAAAATAATGCAGTTAATTTATCAACATCATTGCTTTGTTTTAGTATTATCGGGAAGGGAATGGATTGCGCCATTTGCATAAATGCATTTCCATTGCTATTTAATCCAAAAGATTTTGCAAGCATTATAAATAAAACTGCTTCCCAATC comes from the Flavobacterium ardleyense genome and includes:
- the nusG gene encoding transcription termination/antitermination protein NusG; the protein is MSDNNVKKWYVVRAVSGQENKVKAYIETEINRLGMGDFVSQVLVPTEKVVTVKEGKKIVKDKVYFPGYVMIEANLAGEIPHIIKSITSVIGFLGEVKGGDPVPLRISEVNRMLGKVDELAVTGDSRAVAFMLGETIKVIDGPFNGFNGTVEKINEEKRKVEVMVKIFGRKTPLELGFMQVEKV
- the secE gene encoding preprotein translocase subunit SecE, giving the protein MNVFNYISEAYVELRTQTTWPEWAEVQRLTIIVAVFSIIFALATWGVDEVFSTALAGFFNWIKA
- the tuf gene encoding elongation factor Tu; the protein is MAKETFNRSKPHLNIGTIGHVDHGKTTLTAAISKCMTDAGYSKNVAKSFDQIDNAPEEKERGITINTSHVEYETANRHYAHVDCPGHADYVKNMVTGAAQMDGAILVVAATDGPMPQTREHILLGRQVGIPRIVVFMNKVDMVDDAELLELVEMEIRDLLSFYEYDGDNGPVIQGSALGGLNGDATWVPKILELMEAVDAWIEEPVRDTAKPFLMPVEDVFTITGRGTVATGRIETGIANTGDAVEIIGMGADKLTSTITGVEMFRKILDRGEAGDNVGLLLRGVDKESIKRGMVIVKPGSVKPHANFKAEVYILKKEEGGRHTPFHNNYRPQFYVRTTDVTGVITLPEGVEMVMPGDNLTINVSLLSPIAMSLGLRFAIREGGRTVGAGQVTEILS
- the hpf gene encoding ribosome hibernation-promoting factor, HPF/YfiA family; protein product: MKVNVHAVNFSVDQKLVNFIQERMDSLEKYYDKVVFADVYLKTENSSEKENKCVDIKMNVPGDEFVVQKKCKTFEEAVVSAAEALERSLLKRKEKLRTHI
- a CDS encoding tyrosine-type recombinase/integrase; translation: MTTNQQAFTDYLEKEKKYSPLTRLAYQKDLIEFAAFHFNLFADSSLEDVQYADIRTWIIELANSGISNRSINRKIASLKSFYKFLQLIEINSTNPLQKHRALKTETKLQLPFSEKEMSAVLNDIKFTDDFSGVRDKLIIDLFYATGIRRAELIELTVNNVQADVIKVLGKRKKERLIPILPIISKKIAEYRILRKTVNISSETDSLFVTDKGKKLNISFVYRLINSYFGLVSEKAKRSPHIVRHSFATHLLNNGADLNSIKELLGHSSLASTQVYTHSSLAELKKSYAGAHPREQNDS
- the rpsU gene encoding 30S ribosomal protein S21 — encoded protein: MLIIPIKDGENIDRALKRYKRKFDKTGTVRQLRARTAFMKPSVANRMKLQKAAYIQNMKDNLEN
- a CDS encoding acyl-CoA dehydrogenase family protein, which codes for MRSTYFSEEHDSFRQSLKDFLQKEVVPHIEKWEETGTIDRFIWKKFGDMGFFGINYPEAYGGMNLDLFYTVILLEELQKIKSSGFAAAMWAHAYLAMTHLNAEGDERIKQDYLAPSIAGDKIGALCISEPFGGSDVAGMKTTAVRSGDKYIINGSKTFITNGIYADYYVVAAKTSPELGNKGISIFLVDTNLKGVSATKLNKLGWRASDTAEIAFDNVEISADNLMGEEGKGFPYIMQHFAFERLIMAVNAHARAEYALDYTIDYMGSREAFGTTISKFQALRHTMVEHATEVAHCKLFNYDAVARLNQGEYVVKEASMAKLKSTKVADDTIYSCLQMLGGYGYMEEYPLARLMRDSRLGPIGGGTSEIMKEILSKMIIDKQNYQPAVK
- a CDS encoding ComEA family DNA-binding protein; amino-acid sequence: MKFRELRTLLYFSKNHRRGLAVLFVIIFALQCFYIFVDFTPKEDPLADTYEWNKLQSVVDSLKIEKKNFKRKIYPFNPNFITDYKGYQLGMSVAEIDRLFEYRKSNKYVNSASEFQQVTKVSDSLLATISPYFKFPDWVTKNKRSAFKKFESFKTTEKLVVKDINLATAEDLIKVYGIGPALSERILKERSKFGAFLSMEQIDFIWGLSPEVIENTKKNFKILHQPQVFKIKINDLSIKELQQFPYFDYNIAKKIVVYRSMNGSIQSVSELTKIKGFPAEKAHIIALYLDF
- a CDS encoding PspC domain-containing protein encodes the protein MSLILKLKYFSEKHGFNAASRLADKLGMRTSSVRLFFIYISFVTAGLWFGVYLTLAFWLKLKDLIRGKRTSVFDL
- a CDS encoding DUF2851 family protein; translation: MREEFLHHLWLYKKFQISNLQSTSGKSVQILSVGQYTKLAGPDFFNAQIIIDNQKWAGNVEIHLKSSDWYVHHHEQDSAYDNVILHVVWEHDIEIFREDNSAIPTLELKKYVASATLEGYEKLMAPKRWIFCENDIAIVDPFLFKNWQERLFFERLERKLLQVDELLKSMNNDWEAVLFIMLAKSFGLNSNGNAFMQMAQSIPFPIILKQSNDVDKLTALFFGRLGLLDQEREEVYYQTLKKQYQYSLHKFQLQDCILPEPSFFKHRPDNFPTIRLAQLAQLYHLQQNLFTSVIASENNQEIEKIFTLNIPEYWETHYQFDKVSPKKRKSLSRLFVELQIINTIIPLKFAYAKSLGKDISAEIIALMEQLTPENNSTIQKFSEYGIRADNGFDSQSLLQLKNEYCDKKRCLECAVGIALLKRNENDYKVCNFEADTNSQ